In Anaerolineales bacterium, a genomic segment contains:
- a CDS encoding GAF domain-containing sensor histidine kinase codes for MTEKPVLYDERLPKLIDISRQMAETRALDPLLQYSMDTTLDMFGAEYGFLVLIGETGELDFRVKRSRGGGEISEPEMQISYTILGQAITTEKALITASAIEDPFYSNAHSVHALKLRSVMCAPLIARGTVIGGLYVENRTLTDLFRDADLEIFGYIASHAAVCIENARFNEMLEQKIAERTEEVKALAVNSERQRLARELHDSVTQTLFSASMVAQTLPHLWKKGSDAVQEGLVELARLNLGALAEMRTMLFELRPHTLETANMRELLTHLMNALAGRMMVEYTLNVEGERDLPSKVQLVFYRVAQEALNNIFKHSGATFVEAHLIRTLEGVRLSIRDNGKGFDLKMIQSGHMGLMIMHERATGVGAQFQCISAPDKGCLVELVWNVQEDA; via the coding sequence ATGACTGAGAAGCCTGTTCTCTATGACGAACGCCTTCCCAAACTGATTGATATTAGTCGTCAGATGGCGGAGACACGCGCCCTTGACCCCCTCTTGCAATACTCGATGGATACCACGCTTGATATGTTTGGGGCAGAATATGGGTTTCTTGTTCTTATAGGGGAAACGGGCGAACTCGATTTCCGCGTGAAACGAAGTCGTGGTGGGGGCGAGATTTCTGAACCAGAGATGCAGATCAGTTATACTATTTTAGGACAGGCAATCACCACAGAAAAAGCACTGATTACCGCCAGTGCCATTGAAGACCCTTTCTATTCCAATGCTCATAGTGTTCACGCCTTGAAACTCCGTTCGGTGATGTGCGCCCCTCTCATCGCACGGGGGACAGTGATCGGCGGGTTATACGTGGAGAACCGCACGCTAACAGATTTATTCCGCGATGCTGATTTAGAAATCTTTGGCTATATTGCCAGCCATGCCGCTGTGTGCATTGAGAATGCGCGATTCAACGAGATGCTTGAACAAAAGATTGCTGAACGGACAGAAGAAGTGAAGGCGCTTGCTGTCAACAGCGAACGCCAACGGCTTGCCCGCGAACTTCATGATTCCGTCACTCAGACGCTTTTTTCTGCCAGCATGGTTGCCCAGACGCTGCCCCACCTGTGGAAAAAAGGGAGTGACGCCGTTCAAGAAGGTCTTGTGGAGCTTGCCCGCTTGAATCTTGGGGCATTGGCAGAGATGCGAACGATGCTTTTTGAACTACGCCCGCATACCCTAGAAACAGCAAACATGCGGGAATTGTTAACGCACCTTATGAACGCCCTTGCCGGGCGTATGATGGTAGAGTACACCTTGAATGTTGAGGGTGAGCGTGATCTTCCCAGTAAGGTCCAGCTTGTCTTTTACCGTGTAGCACAAGAAGCGTTAAATAACATCTTCAAACATTCGGGGGCAACTTTTGTTGAGGCACACCTCATCCGCACGCTAGAGGGTGTGCGGCTCTCTATCCGCGATAATGGCAAAGGGTTCGATCTTAAGATGATTCAATCAGGGCATATGGGCTTGATGATCATGCACGAACGCGCCACCGGAGTCGGTGCGCAGTTCCAATGCATCAGCGCTCCCGACAAAGGATGTTTGGTCGAATTGGTTTGGAATGTCCAGGAGGATGCATGA